TCTGTACGTCCATCACCGTGACCAGCCCCACCAGCTGCCCCTCGGCCACGACCGGAAACCCGCCATACCCATGCGGCACGAAGTACTGATTGACGGCGTCGGCAATCGTGCAGTCCGGAGGAATCGAGACCACCGTCTGCACCATGAGATCCCGCACCGGCACCACGGCCAGCGATTGCCGCACCACCGCCTGACGGCGGCTCGCCAAGGCGGTCGCAAAGAGAAACGTGGCGAGAATGACCACCCACCCGCCATTCGACGCCATCGATTCGGGCAAATCGCCGCTCAACGCCCCGATGACGACCATCACTCCGGCCAGGCCCAGCAAGACCCCGAAGGACTGGCCGACAAACGACGCCTGCACCGTGGCCCGATAGAAATCCTTCCCCCACGCCCAGAGACCGGCACGCAACGCCCGTCCCCCGTCCAGCGGAAATCCCGGAATCAGGTTGAAGAGTCCCAGCTGCACATTGACGAAGCCCAGCAGGCTCCCGAGCATCATCAACCCCTTCCATCCCGCCGCCTCGCCCACGGTTCCCGCCACCTCGACGGCTCCGAGGCAGAGCCCGCCCAGAAGAAAGCTCACGGCTGGGCCCGCGATGGCGATGAGAAACTCCGCTTTGGGATGCGGCGGCTCCTCCCGCATATGCGCCACTCCGCCGAAGAGAAAGAGGGTGATCTGGCTGATGGGAATGCGGTAGCGCAGCGCGACATAGGAATGCCCCAGTTCGTGCAAGAGCACGGACAGGAACAACAACACCGCCGCGACGGCCCCCATCGCCCAGTACCGCTCCTCGGACAATCCCGGCAGATTCTCCGGCAGAAACCCGGACGCGAGGCTGGAGGTCACAAAGAAAAAGACCAGGAACCAGGAGGCATGAATGCGAATCGGAATGCCCAAGGCCCGGCCGATTTCCCACGAAGGCAATTGCATAGGCCCACCGTAACAGTCGAATAAACAACGGGTCAACTCTTCTTCGCCCGGCTTGAGGTATACTAGATTGCATGTCACTTCGAGCATGGGCTTTCCTCTGCATCGGCGTCATCGGACTGGTCGCGCCCCAACTTGGATCAGCCCAAGTCATCAAGTCAGGCCCTCCGTCCTGCCCAGGCATCGCGCTCACCTTCGATCTCTGCCCCGTCAGAAAGGGACCAGGGTTCGATCAGGCCCTGGTGGACTACCTTGTCCAGCACCGGATCCCTGCGACATTTTTCATGTCGGGCAAATGGATCACCAAGCATGATGCCGAGGTCGAGCAGCTGCTCGGCATCGACTACTTTGAAGTCGGCACGCACGGCGAAGTCCATGCGCATCTGCCGATGCACGACGCCGACGAGCAACGCGAAGAAATCCACCGGCCCGTCCGGTTCCTGCATGAACGCTATGCCCATGACGCCACGCTCTTTCGCCCGCCCTATGGCGAATATAACGACACGACCGTAGATGTCGTGAAACAGCTCGGCCTGCGCTTCATTCAATGGAACATCGAATCGGGCGACCCGGATCCCACCCTGTCAGCGGATCACATCCTCGCCCGCATCGAGAAACGCGCAAAACCGGGCAGCATCGTCGTGCTCCATGCCAACGGCAAAGGAAAGCAGACCAGGGAAGTCATCGAGCGGTTGACGGCGGACGTGCTCCCACGCAAAGCCCTGAAACCCATGACGGTCAGTGATCTCCTGGCTTGCACACAAAAGAATCCATGAGCCTCCCAACCATCAGAGCGATGCAGCAGGATGACCGCGACGCGGTGGTGCAGCTCCTCGCCGGCTCCGATCCCTGGAAGACACTCGGCTACACCAGCGCCGATTGGAACCGGATCTTCTCCCCCCTCCCGCAAGGCCGTGAGGCGCTTGTCGCCCTGGTTGATGGGAAGGTGGCCGGCATCGCGTTGCTTCGCGAGAAATTTCTGCTGGGCGATTATCTGGAATTGCTCGGGGTGGCGTCATGGGCAAGAGGCCATGGGCTGGGGGGCCAGTTACTCGGACACATCGAGCCCCTCGTATTTGGACGAACGAAGAACCTCTTCGCCTGCGTCTCCGACTTCAATACGCCCGCCAGAGCCTTCTATAAGAAGCACGGCTTTCAGGAAATCGGCCCCATGCCGGACTTCTTAATCCCGGGAAGCGCCGAGCTGCTGCTGCGAAAGACCGCAGGACCGGCGAG
The nucleotide sequence above comes from Nitrospira sp.. Encoded proteins:
- a CDS encoding GNAT family N-acetyltransferase, whose product is MSLPTIRAMQQDDRDAVVQLLAGSDPWKTLGYTSADWNRIFSPLPQGREALVALVDGKVAGIALLREKFLLGDYLELLGVASWARGHGLGGQLLGHIEPLVFGRTKNLFACVSDFNTPARAFYKKHGFQEIGPMPDFLIPGSAELLLRKTAGPARKN
- a CDS encoding polysaccharide deacetylase family protein produces the protein MSLRAWAFLCIGVIGLVAPQLGSAQVIKSGPPSCPGIALTFDLCPVRKGPGFDQALVDYLVQHRIPATFFMSGKWITKHDAEVEQLLGIDYFEVGTHGEVHAHLPMHDADEQREEIHRPVRFLHERYAHDATLFRPPYGEYNDTTVDVVKQLGLRFIQWNIESGDPDPTLSADHILARIEKRAKPGSIVVLHANGKGKQTREVIERLTADVLPRKALKPMTVSDLLACTQKNP
- a CDS encoding site-2 protease family protein; this encodes MQLPSWEIGRALGIPIRIHASWFLVFFFVTSSLASGFLPENLPGLSEERYWAMGAVAAVLLFLSVLLHELGHSYVALRYRIPISQITLFLFGGVAHMREEPPHPKAEFLIAIAGPAVSFLLGGLCLGAVEVAGTVGEAAGWKGLMMLGSLLGFVNVQLGLFNLIPGFPLDGGRALRAGLWAWGKDFYRATVQASFVGQSFGVLLGLAGVMVVIGALSGDLPESMASNGGWVVILATFLFATALASRRQAVVRQSLAVVPVRDLMVQTVVSIPPDCTIADAVNQYFVPHGYGGFPVVAEGQLVGLVTVMDVQTVPQSLWAWKIVQQVMRPADPSLTIEPNAPVLDAMQRMTQAGWDRLVVVQEGQVIGLVTHSAILHYLQLHKA